A genomic window from Macaca mulatta isolate MMU2019108-1 chromosome 19, T2T-MMU8v2.0, whole genome shotgun sequence includes:
- the ZNF649 gene encoding zinc finger protein 649 isoform X4 produces the protein MGQHYEHGRTLKSYLGLTNQSRRYNRKEPAEFNGDGAFLLDNHEQMPMEIEFHENRKLISTKSRFLKHQQTRNIEKAHECTDCGKAFLKKSQLTEHKKIHTGKKPHGCSLCGKTFYKKYRLTEHERAHKGEKPHGCSECGKAFPRKSQLTEHQRIHTGNKPHQCSECGKAFSRKSLLIVHQRTHTGEKPYTCGECGKGFIQKGNLIIHQRTHTGEKPYGCIDCGKAFSQKSCLVAHQRYHTGKTPFVCPECGQPCSQKSGLIRHQRIHSGEKPYKCSDCGKAFITKTMLIVHHRTHTGERPYGCDECEKAYFYMSCLVKHKRIHTREKRGDSVKVDSPSTASHSLSPSEHTQGKSPVNMVTLQIPSVNPQMPFNTSGLLADRNVVLVGQPLARCAPSGDNRSFAQDRSLTNAVNVVVPSVINYIFFYVINT, from the coding sequence ATGGGACAACACTATGAACATGGAAGAACTTTGAAATCATATTTAGGTTTAACCAACCAGAGCAGAAGATACAACAGAAAGGAGCCTGCTGAGTTTAATGGAGATGGAGCTTTTCTCCTTGATAATCATGAACAAATGCCTATGGAAATTGAATTCCATGAAAATAGAAAACTCATCAGCACTAAGTCACGATTCCTTAAACATCAGCAAACACGCAATATAGAGAAAGCCCATGAATGCACTGACTGTGGGAAAGCTTTCCTCAAgaagtctcagctcactgagcataagaaaattcatacagGAAAGAAACCCCATGGGTGTAGCTTGTGTGGGAAAACCTTCTACAAGAAGTACAGGCTCACTGAACACGAGAGAGCTCACAAAGGAGAGAAACCTCATGGGTGtagtgaatgtgggaaagccttcccCAGGAAATCTCAGCTTACTGAACATCAAAGGATTCACACGGGAAATAAGCCGCATCAATGCAGCGAATGTGGGAAAGCTTTCTCCAGAAAATCACTACTCATTGTACATCAGCGAACTCATACAGGAGAGAAGCCTTATACATGCGGTGAATGTGGAAAAGGCTTCATTCAGAAGGGCAATCTCATTATACATCaacgaactcacactggagagaaaccttatggTTGCATTGACTGTGGTAAGGCCTTCAGCCAGAAGTCTTGCCTTGTAGCACATCAGAGATATCATACAGGAAAGACTCCCTTTGTATGTCCTGAATGTGGACAACCCTGTTCACAGAAGTCAGGACTCATTAGACATCAGAGAATTCACtcaggagagaaaccctataaatgcAGTGACTGTGGGAAAGCCTTCATTACAAAGACAATGCTCATTGTACATCACAGAACTCACACGGGAGAGAGACCCTATGGCTGTGATGAGTGTGAGAAAGCCTACTTCTATATGTCTTGCCTTGTTAAACATAAGAGAATACACACAAGGGAGAAACGGGGGGATTCAGTGAAGGTGGACAGTCCTTCCACAGCAAGTCATAGCTTAAGTCCTAGTGAACACACGCAGGGGAAAAGCCCTGTTAATATGGTGACTCTGCAGATACCTTCTGTGAACCCGCAGATGCCATTTAACACCAGCGGGCTCCTAGCAGATAGGAACGTAGTCCTTGTGGGACAGCCACTTGCCAGATGTGCACCCTCGGGAGATAATAGAAGCTTTGCACAGGACAGAAGCCTTACAAATGCAGTGAACGTGGTCGTGCCTTCAGTCATCAATTACATCTTCTTTTATGTTATAAACACGTAA
- the ZNF649 gene encoding zinc finger protein 649 isoform X2: MESLTLRDVAVDFTWEEWQLLGPAQKHLYRDVMLENYSNLVSVGFQASKPDALTKLEQGEPLWALEDEIHSPTHPEIEKADDHPQQHLQNQRILKRMGQHYEHGRTLKSYLGLTNQSRRYNRKEPAEFNGDGAFLLDNHEQMPMEIEFHENRKLISTKSRFLKHQQTRNIEKAHECTDCGKAFLKKSQLTEHKKIHTGKKPHGCSLCGKTFYKKYRLTEHERAHKGEKPHGCSECGKAFPRKSQLTEHQRIHTGNKPHQCSECGKAFSRKSLLIVHQRTHTGEKPYTCGECGKGFIQKGNLIIHQRTHTGEKPYGCIDCGKAFSQKSCLVAHQRYHTGKTPFVCPECGQPCSQKSGLIRHQRIHSGEKPYKCSDCGKAFITKTMLIVHHRTHTGERPYGCDECEKAYFYMSCLVKHKRIHTREKRGDSVKVDSPSTASHSLSPSEHTQGKSPVNMVTLQIPSVNPQMPFNTSGLLADRNVVLVGQPLARCAPSGDNRSFAQDRSLTNAVNVVVPSVINYIFFYVINT, encoded by the exons ATG GAATCACTGACCCTGAGGGATGTGGCTGTGGACTTCACCTGGGAGGAGTGGCagctcctgggccctgctcagAAGCATCTGTACCGGGATGTGATGTTGGAGAACTACAGCAACCTTGTGTCAGTGG GGTTTCAAGCTAGCAAACCTGATGCCCTCACCAAGTTGGAACAAGGAGAACCGCTATGGGCATTAGAAGATGAAATCCACAGTCCAACTCATCCAG AAATTGAGAAAGCTGATGATCATCCGCAGCAGCACTTGCAAAACCAAAGAATACTGAAGAGGATGGGACAACACTATGAACATGGAAGAACTTTGAAATCATATTTAGGTTTAACCAACCAGAGCAGAAGATACAACAGAAAGGAGCCTGCTGAGTTTAATGGAGATGGAGCTTTTCTCCTTGATAATCATGAACAAATGCCTATGGAAATTGAATTCCATGAAAATAGAAAACTCATCAGCACTAAGTCACGATTCCTTAAACATCAGCAAACACGCAATATAGAGAAAGCCCATGAATGCACTGACTGTGGGAAAGCTTTCCTCAAgaagtctcagctcactgagcataagaaaattcatacagGAAAGAAACCCCATGGGTGTAGCTTGTGTGGGAAAACCTTCTACAAGAAGTACAGGCTCACTGAACACGAGAGAGCTCACAAAGGAGAGAAACCTCATGGGTGtagtgaatgtgggaaagccttcccCAGGAAATCTCAGCTTACTGAACATCAAAGGATTCACACGGGAAATAAGCCGCATCAATGCAGCGAATGTGGGAAAGCTTTCTCCAGAAAATCACTACTCATTGTACATCAGCGAACTCATACAGGAGAGAAGCCTTATACATGCGGTGAATGTGGAAAAGGCTTCATTCAGAAGGGCAATCTCATTATACATCaacgaactcacactggagagaaaccttatggTTGCATTGACTGTGGTAAGGCCTTCAGCCAGAAGTCTTGCCTTGTAGCACATCAGAGATATCATACAGGAAAGACTCCCTTTGTATGTCCTGAATGTGGACAACCCTGTTCACAGAAGTCAGGACTCATTAGACATCAGAGAATTCACtcaggagagaaaccctataaatgcAGTGACTGTGGGAAAGCCTTCATTACAAAGACAATGCTCATTGTACATCACAGAACTCACACGGGAGAGAGACCCTATGGCTGTGATGAGTGTGAGAAAGCCTACTTCTATATGTCTTGCCTTGTTAAACATAAGAGAATACACACAAGGGAGAAACGGGGGGATTCAGTGAAGGTGGACAGTCCTTCCACAGCAAGTCATAGCTTAAGTCCTAGTGAACACACGCAGGGGAAAAGCCCTGTTAATATGGTGACTCTGCAGATACCTTCTGTGAACCCGCAGATGCCATTTAACACCAGCGGGCTCCTAGCAGATAGGAACGTAGTCCTTGTGGGACAGCCACTTGCCAGATGTGCACCCTCGGGAGATAATAGAAGCTTTGCACAGGACAGAAGCCTTACAAATGCAGTGAACGTGGTCGTGCCTTCAGTCATCAATTACATCTTCTTTTATGTTATAAACACGTAA
- the ZNF649 gene encoding zinc finger protein 649 isoform X1, which yields MTEAQESLTLRDVAVDFTWEEWQLLGPAQKHLYRDVMLENYSNLVSVGFQASKPDALTKLEQGEPLWALEDEIHSPTHPEIEKADDHPQQHLQNQRILKRMGQHYEHGRTLKSYLGLTNQSRRYNRKEPAEFNGDGAFLLDNHEQMPMEIEFHENRKLISTKSRFLKHQQTRNIEKAHECTDCGKAFLKKSQLTEHKKIHTGKKPHGCSLCGKTFYKKYRLTEHERAHKGEKPHGCSECGKAFPRKSQLTEHQRIHTGNKPHQCSECGKAFSRKSLLIVHQRTHTGEKPYTCGECGKGFIQKGNLIIHQRTHTGEKPYGCIDCGKAFSQKSCLVAHQRYHTGKTPFVCPECGQPCSQKSGLIRHQRIHSGEKPYKCSDCGKAFITKTMLIVHHRTHTGERPYGCDECEKAYFYMSCLVKHKRIHTREKRGDSVKVDSPSTASHSLSPSEHTQGKSPVNMVTLQIPSVNPQMPFNTSGLLADRNVVLVGQPLARCAPSGDNRSFAQDRSLTNAVNVVVPSVINYIFFYVINT from the exons atgacagAGGCCCAG GAATCACTGACCCTGAGGGATGTGGCTGTGGACTTCACCTGGGAGGAGTGGCagctcctgggccctgctcagAAGCATCTGTACCGGGATGTGATGTTGGAGAACTACAGCAACCTTGTGTCAGTGG GGTTTCAAGCTAGCAAACCTGATGCCCTCACCAAGTTGGAACAAGGAGAACCGCTATGGGCATTAGAAGATGAAATCCACAGTCCAACTCATCCAG AAATTGAGAAAGCTGATGATCATCCGCAGCAGCACTTGCAAAACCAAAGAATACTGAAGAGGATGGGACAACACTATGAACATGGAAGAACTTTGAAATCATATTTAGGTTTAACCAACCAGAGCAGAAGATACAACAGAAAGGAGCCTGCTGAGTTTAATGGAGATGGAGCTTTTCTCCTTGATAATCATGAACAAATGCCTATGGAAATTGAATTCCATGAAAATAGAAAACTCATCAGCACTAAGTCACGATTCCTTAAACATCAGCAAACACGCAATATAGAGAAAGCCCATGAATGCACTGACTGTGGGAAAGCTTTCCTCAAgaagtctcagctcactgagcataagaaaattcatacagGAAAGAAACCCCATGGGTGTAGCTTGTGTGGGAAAACCTTCTACAAGAAGTACAGGCTCACTGAACACGAGAGAGCTCACAAAGGAGAGAAACCTCATGGGTGtagtgaatgtgggaaagccttcccCAGGAAATCTCAGCTTACTGAACATCAAAGGATTCACACGGGAAATAAGCCGCATCAATGCAGCGAATGTGGGAAAGCTTTCTCCAGAAAATCACTACTCATTGTACATCAGCGAACTCATACAGGAGAGAAGCCTTATACATGCGGTGAATGTGGAAAAGGCTTCATTCAGAAGGGCAATCTCATTATACATCaacgaactcacactggagagaaaccttatggTTGCATTGACTGTGGTAAGGCCTTCAGCCAGAAGTCTTGCCTTGTAGCACATCAGAGATATCATACAGGAAAGACTCCCTTTGTATGTCCTGAATGTGGACAACCCTGTTCACAGAAGTCAGGACTCATTAGACATCAGAGAATTCACtcaggagagaaaccctataaatgcAGTGACTGTGGGAAAGCCTTCATTACAAAGACAATGCTCATTGTACATCACAGAACTCACACGGGAGAGAGACCCTATGGCTGTGATGAGTGTGAGAAAGCCTACTTCTATATGTCTTGCCTTGTTAAACATAAGAGAATACACACAAGGGAGAAACGGGGGGATTCAGTGAAGGTGGACAGTCCTTCCACAGCAAGTCATAGCTTAAGTCCTAGTGAACACACGCAGGGGAAAAGCCCTGTTAATATGGTGACTCTGCAGATACCTTCTGTGAACCCGCAGATGCCATTTAACACCAGCGGGCTCCTAGCAGATAGGAACGTAGTCCTTGTGGGACAGCCACTTGCCAGATGTGCACCCTCGGGAGATAATAGAAGCTTTGCACAGGACAGAAGCCTTACAAATGCAGTGAACGTGGTCGTGCCTTCAGTCATCAATTACATCTTCTTTTATGTTATAAACACGTAA
- the ZNF649 gene encoding zinc finger protein 649 isoform X3, with product MLENYSNLVSVGFQASKPDALTKLEQGEPLWALEDEIHSPTHPEIEKADDHPQQHLQNQRILKRMGQHYEHGRTLKSYLGLTNQSRRYNRKEPAEFNGDGAFLLDNHEQMPMEIEFHENRKLISTKSRFLKHQQTRNIEKAHECTDCGKAFLKKSQLTEHKKIHTGKKPHGCSLCGKTFYKKYRLTEHERAHKGEKPHGCSECGKAFPRKSQLTEHQRIHTGNKPHQCSECGKAFSRKSLLIVHQRTHTGEKPYTCGECGKGFIQKGNLIIHQRTHTGEKPYGCIDCGKAFSQKSCLVAHQRYHTGKTPFVCPECGQPCSQKSGLIRHQRIHSGEKPYKCSDCGKAFITKTMLIVHHRTHTGERPYGCDECEKAYFYMSCLVKHKRIHTREKRGDSVKVDSPSTASHSLSPSEHTQGKSPVNMVTLQIPSVNPQMPFNTSGLLADRNVVLVGQPLARCAPSGDNRSFAQDRSLTNAVNVVVPSVINYIFFYVINT from the exons ATGTTGGAGAACTACAGCAACCTTGTGTCAGTGG GGTTTCAAGCTAGCAAACCTGATGCCCTCACCAAGTTGGAACAAGGAGAACCGCTATGGGCATTAGAAGATGAAATCCACAGTCCAACTCATCCAG AAATTGAGAAAGCTGATGATCATCCGCAGCAGCACTTGCAAAACCAAAGAATACTGAAGAGGATGGGACAACACTATGAACATGGAAGAACTTTGAAATCATATTTAGGTTTAACCAACCAGAGCAGAAGATACAACAGAAAGGAGCCTGCTGAGTTTAATGGAGATGGAGCTTTTCTCCTTGATAATCATGAACAAATGCCTATGGAAATTGAATTCCATGAAAATAGAAAACTCATCAGCACTAAGTCACGATTCCTTAAACATCAGCAAACACGCAATATAGAGAAAGCCCATGAATGCACTGACTGTGGGAAAGCTTTCCTCAAgaagtctcagctcactgagcataagaaaattcatacagGAAAGAAACCCCATGGGTGTAGCTTGTGTGGGAAAACCTTCTACAAGAAGTACAGGCTCACTGAACACGAGAGAGCTCACAAAGGAGAGAAACCTCATGGGTGtagtgaatgtgggaaagccttcccCAGGAAATCTCAGCTTACTGAACATCAAAGGATTCACACGGGAAATAAGCCGCATCAATGCAGCGAATGTGGGAAAGCTTTCTCCAGAAAATCACTACTCATTGTACATCAGCGAACTCATACAGGAGAGAAGCCTTATACATGCGGTGAATGTGGAAAAGGCTTCATTCAGAAGGGCAATCTCATTATACATCaacgaactcacactggagagaaaccttatggTTGCATTGACTGTGGTAAGGCCTTCAGCCAGAAGTCTTGCCTTGTAGCACATCAGAGATATCATACAGGAAAGACTCCCTTTGTATGTCCTGAATGTGGACAACCCTGTTCACAGAAGTCAGGACTCATTAGACATCAGAGAATTCACtcaggagagaaaccctataaatgcAGTGACTGTGGGAAAGCCTTCATTACAAAGACAATGCTCATTGTACATCACAGAACTCACACGGGAGAGAGACCCTATGGCTGTGATGAGTGTGAGAAAGCCTACTTCTATATGTCTTGCCTTGTTAAACATAAGAGAATACACACAAGGGAGAAACGGGGGGATTCAGTGAAGGTGGACAGTCCTTCCACAGCAAGTCATAGCTTAAGTCCTAGTGAACACACGCAGGGGAAAAGCCCTGTTAATATGGTGACTCTGCAGATACCTTCTGTGAACCCGCAGATGCCATTTAACACCAGCGGGCTCCTAGCAGATAGGAACGTAGTCCTTGTGGGACAGCCACTTGCCAGATGTGCACCCTCGGGAGATAATAGAAGCTTTGCACAGGACAGAAGCCTTACAAATGCAGTGAACGTGGTCGTGCCTTCAGTCATCAATTACATCTTCTTTTATGTTATAAACACGTAA